A part of Salmo trutta chromosome 15, fSalTru1.1, whole genome shotgun sequence genomic DNA contains:
- the LOC115148519 gene encoding protein sprouty homolog 4-like, whose protein sequence is MRDTTAQMESRVPHHIPGVSSFIISQPLLDSSVPYGRLQHPLTIFPIDQMKSSHMENDYIDSPAVVSQQPPSQKVAKRGPHEPLLGAPKLARCNPNDATTHPWISFSGRPSSISSSSSTSSDQRLLDHAAPTPVVDHRSTVVTTRTPCCEPKVLTSKPLDLKAAAQGAMVVDKKHMLLCEICGKCRCTECTLPRTLPSCWVCNQECLCSVQSLVDSATCMCLVKGIFYHCTEDEDDEGSCADRPCSCQQSNCCARWSFMTAMSLVLPCMMCYLPAMGCVKLSQKCYDKTSRPGCRCKNSQQACKSMDAKAGGQEKQSS, encoded by the coding sequence ATGAGGGACACAACTGCACAGATGGAGTCAAGGGTTCCCCACCACATCCCTGGAGTGTCTTCCTTCATTATATCCCAGCCGTTGCTGGACAGTAGTGTCCCCTATGGAAGGCTACAGCACCCGCTCACCATCTTCCCCATCGACCAGATGAAGTCCTCTCACATGGAGAACGACTATATTGACAGTCCGGCTGTGGTCTCCCAGCAACCCCCCAGCCAGAAGGTTGCCAAAAGGGGGCCCCACGAGCCACTGCTAGGGGCCCCCAAGCTGGCACGCTGCAACCCCAACGATGCCACCACACACCCCTGGATCTCCTTCAGCGGGCGGCCCAGCTCcatcagcagtagcagcagcacctCGTCAGACCAGAGGCTGCTGGACCACGCAGCTCCTACCCCTGTGGTGGACCACAGGTCCACAGTAGTCACCACCAGGACCCCCTGTTGCGAGCCCAAGGTGCTCACTTCCAAGCCTCTGGACCTAAAGGCTGCTGCCCAGGGGGCCATGGTGGTGGACAAGAAGCACATGCTGCTGTGTGAGATATGTGGTAAGTGCCGCTGCACAGAGTGCACCCTGCCCCGGACCCTGCCTTCCTGCTGGGTGTGCAACCAGGAGTGCCTGTGCTCGGTGCAGAGCCTGGTGGACTCGGCCACCTGCATGTGCCTGGTCAAGGGCATTTTCTACCACTGCACCGAGGATGAGGACGATGAGGGCTCTTGCGCCGACCGTCCATGCTCCTGCCAACAGTCTAACTGCTGCGCACGCTGGTCCTTCATGACGGCCATGTCCCTGGTGCTGCCCTGTATGATGTGCTACCTGCCCGCCATGGGCTGTGTCAAACTGTCACAGAAGTGCTACGATAAAACCAGCCGCCCGGGCTGCCGCTGCAAGAACTCCCAGCAGGCCTGTAAGAGTATGGATGCCAAGGCTGGAGGCCAGGAGAAACAGTCGTCATGA